The following coding sequences lie in one Oncorhynchus kisutch isolate 150728-3 linkage group LG17, Okis_V2, whole genome shotgun sequence genomic window:
- the LOC109882835 gene encoding thyrotropin subunit beta-like gives MYALTWVLLFVWLGGGVSVCMMENYTLLIEKRACSQCIAVNTTICSGFCHTQDTNVKGRVGKSYLIQRGCMPHSLVYHPARVPGCPLHVNNVLYYPESRRCHCTRCDGHAHRCVHMTQATPTPCTRKSPATRRTWTRPPVKKHSDQET, from the exons ATGTATGCGTTGACGTGGGTGCTGCTGTTTGTGTGGCTGGGTggaggtgtgagtgtgtgtatgatggAAAACTACACGCTGCTCATAGAGAAGAGAGCTTGTTCTCAGTGTATCGCCGTCAACACCACCATCTGCAGTGGCTTCTGCCACACACAG GACACCAACGTGAAGGGGCGTGTGGGTAAGAGTTACCTGATCCAGCGTGGCTGCATGCCCCACTCCCTGGTCTACCATCCTGCCCGCGTGCCAGGCTGCCCGCTGCACGTCAACAACGTGCTCTACTACCCAGAGTCCCGTCGCTGTCACTGCACACGCTGTGACGGACACGCCCACCGCTGTGTCCACATGACCCAGGCCACACCCACCCCTTGCACCAGGAAGAGCCCTGCCACCCGCAGGACCTGGACACGCCCACCTGTCAAGAAACACAGCGACCAGGAAACCTGA